The genome window AGCCCATTCGATCGAAACCCGGCTGTGGTTTAACTACCCGGCGCGTGTTGGTTTTCCGGCCATTCTGGATGGATTGAACCATCGGGGTTGAGTAAAGAATCGGAATATCCGACCTAACCAGACTTGGAAAAGCTTCCCGGAATCGCTTCTCACCTTCTTCAGTTACAAACCACCACACCCAGCCTTTCTCATTGGTTTTTTCGTAGCGCCCCATCAGGCCCATGGTTTCCAAATCATCAATGATTGGATCAGGGGCAGGTGACACAAACTTATTCCGGTAGAATTCGGCCGGCAAAACTTTATCACTCTTGCCTTTGGAGTTCTTGGCGTGATATAAGTTGATACCGAGTGTCGAGGCGATGATATGGGCCTGCTGATAGGTTAGTTCTTTAATTGGATTCATGGCTGGGGTTCAAAAATGGGTAGTTGACGAATGCGCAGGTTTTCGGGGAACTCCTCCATATCCCCACCGTGGCGATCCTTGAGACCTAGCTCTTTGGAAAGGTGGGTACCGAGCTGCTTGACAAAGACGGCGGTGCTTTCCTGTGTCAGTTCCCGAATTAGATCTTCCAGCCATTTCATTTGCATTGGGCGAAACAGGTACTTACCCTCATTGTTTCCAGATTCCCCTCCCAGAATAGCCCAATCAATACCTGAATGACCTTTTTTATCCCAGAAGTCCCACCCTATCCGTGGCATTCGCTGGTTTGATGTCTGGCTATATAGCCATAGGGCATCATCAATGGATACTGGCCCCAGTAGCGGCTCAAAGCTCACAAACCGAACGACTGCCGGAATCTGGGTCAGTGTCGCAATCCGGTGCACGGTGTCCTGATTTTCGACCGTGGTACCGATCCAGACGTTGGGCCAACCCTCGCCCCAATCTTCGGGCAAACACTGCTGAATCCGCTCGGGTCGCTTGGTGAGAATCTGAAAAATCAGGTTCGGGCACTTGCGGATGATCTCCCAGGCCTCCGCCCGGTAGGGGTCAGCCTGCTTGTGAAAGAAATCACTCCAGGAACAGGTGAATACTAGCCGCTGATCAACAGGCATGTCGGTCGTGATGGCTTTATGCAGCCGCTGCGGTTTGTTGAAGGTCGGCCTTGTGGAGCGAATCACTTTTTTGAAGTTGCGCCCGAAACGGCCCTCAATGGTGCGTTCGGCGTAGCAGTAATCGCAGGCGGGCGAGACGTGGTTGCAGCCCGTCCAGGGGTTCCACGTAAAGGTGGTCCACTGGATTTTAGAGAGTATATCCATCTTGTTTTAATTCCCCCGATTTCGGGGCTTTTGGCTAGGTGTTGATTCCTGATTGAATTGCCGGAGCAATTTTCTCCGCACACTGGCGGCTTGTTCGAGGTCGTAAAGGCTTAAGTTTAGCTCCCTACGCAGTCCAGCGTTGCCCATTAGCTGGCTAATGCTCCACTCGATGAGCCGGGCGGCGGCTTTGGGGCCGGTCGCGGGTTGTTTGCGTTTCATGCTGCAACCCCTCCTTTCAGTGCTCCTGCAATGGCTTCAATCCACTTTTTGACGTATTTGGGTGGGACACTGTTGCCGATGTATTTTTTCTGATCAGTCTGGCTACCCAGCAAAACGTAACCCGCCGGAAAGCCCTGAATCAGCTTTAGCTCCTGCACTTTGAGCATGCGCATCAGGATATCGACAATGCCGTACTCAGCCATAAAGGCTTTGATTTTGCGCACGGCCAGGCAGTCTGATTCGTGCACGATGATCACCGGC of Tellurirhabdus bombi contains these proteins:
- a CDS encoding DUF5131 family protein; translated protein: MDILSKIQWTTFTWNPWTGCNHVSPACDYCYAERTIEGRFGRNFKKVIRSTRPTFNKPQRLHKAITTDMPVDQRLVFTCSWSDFFHKQADPYRAEAWEIIRKCPNLIFQILTKRPERIQQCLPEDWGEGWPNVWIGTTVENQDTVHRIATLTQIPAVVRFVSFEPLLGPVSIDDALWLYSQTSNQRMPRIGWDFWDKKGHSGIDWAILGGESGNNEGKYLFRPMQMKWLEDLIRELTQESTAVFVKQLGTHLSKELGLKDRHGGDMEEFPENLRIRQLPIFEPQP